In bacterium, one genomic interval encodes:
- a CDS encoding aminotransferase class I/II-fold pyridoxal phosphate-dependent enzyme, with product MASPATRLTRLPEYLFAELEQKIAAKTAAGRDVINLGIGDPDLPPPESFTKSLQRHAADADAHFYSSSRGDAEVRKTIAKYFAGRFGVELDPDTQICVVLGGKEGLSSLGRAYVNPGDTVAAPSPAYPVYAQGVATLCDGKVTTMPLTKANGFLPDLHLAEGARMLFVNYPNNPTGAIATELFWQQLGDFADAHPETVVCHDHAYSEMTFGDYVAPSFLQYTSNAVEMHSLSKVFNATGFRIGFCVGRADYIGALVKAKAQIDSGAPLMIQRAMADGLAGYHGAEPPASVVEIRKIYGERRAYTEKALTQMGLDVIQSPATFYVWARVGEDELPFVQRALEHDVVVTPGRGFGREGIGYIRLALTQPLDRIKLAMQRMA from the coding sequence TTGGCTTCTCCAGCAACACGACTAACACGACTGCCGGAATATCTGTTCGCCGAATTGGAACAGAAGATTGCCGCCAAGACCGCGGCGGGGCGGGACGTGATCAATTTAGGGATTGGTGATCCGGATTTGCCGCCGCCGGAATCGTTCACGAAGAGTCTGCAACGTCACGCGGCGGATGCGGACGCGCATTTCTACTCGTCGTCACGCGGCGACGCGGAGGTGCGCAAGACGATTGCGAAATATTTTGCGGGGCGTTTCGGTGTGGAGCTTGATCCGGACACGCAGATCTGCGTGGTGCTGGGCGGCAAGGAAGGGCTCTCGTCGCTGGGGCGCGCGTATGTGAATCCGGGCGACACGGTGGCCGCGCCGTCACCGGCCTATCCCGTTTACGCGCAAGGCGTGGCGACGCTGTGCGACGGGAAAGTTACGACAATGCCGCTGACGAAAGCGAACGGTTTTCTGCCGGATTTGCATTTGGCGGAAGGGGCGCGGATGTTGTTCGTCAACTATCCGAACAATCCGACGGGGGCGATTGCGACGGAACTGTTCTGGCAACAGTTGGGAGATTTTGCCGACGCGCATCCCGAGACAGTTGTGTGTCACGATCACGCATACAGCGAGATGACCTTTGGCGACTACGTGGCGCCGTCGTTCCTGCAATATACGAGCAACGCCGTGGAGATGCATTCGCTGTCCAAGGTCTTTAACGCGACCGGATTTCGCATCGGATTTTGCGTGGGGCGGGCGGACTATATCGGCGCCCTGGTGAAAGCCAAGGCGCAGATTGATTCGGGAGCGCCGCTGATGATTCAGCGGGCGATGGCAGACGGGCTGGCGGGTTATCACGGCGCGGAACCACCGGCGTCGGTGGTGGAGATTCGCAAGATCTACGGTGAACGGCGCGCCTACACCGAGAAGGCGCTGACGCAGATGGGGTTGGATGTGATCCAGAGTCCCGCCACGTTTTACGTGTGGGCGCGTGTCGGCGAGGATGAGCTGCCGTTTGTGCAGCGCGCACTCGAGCACGACGTGGTTGTAACACCGGGCCGCGGATTTGGCCGGGAAGGCATCGGCTACATTCGCCTGGCCTTGACGCAGCCGCTGGACCGCATCAAGCTTGCGATGCAGCGCATGGCTTGA
- a CDS encoding glycerophosphodiester phosphodiesterase: protein MADRFRQIIAGRPIVLGHRGSPMHACENTIESFHLALREGADGVELDVQITADGVPVVFHDDAFSTGEKLGELTYADMREVAHGLRAYVCTLDEVLRELSGKGFVNIEVKTAGHEAAVLAVARKAMPKETYLFSSFLPDVVASFRKLAPDVPAIWIVPQELTLEQAREVVAQTDARGIAYWHEWITPELAGFFKIHNVPLFAWTVNDPAEFQRLVELGVAGIITDDPARVVTR, encoded by the coding sequence GTGGCTGATCGTTTTCGACAGATCATTGCGGGACGACCGATTGTCTTAGGGCATCGCGGATCGCCGATGCACGCCTGTGAAAACACCATCGAGTCGTTTCATCTGGCGCTGCGCGAAGGCGCGGACGGGGTGGAGCTTGATGTGCAAATCACCGCGGACGGCGTGCCGGTTGTCTTTCATGACGACGCGTTTTCGACGGGAGAGAAGCTCGGCGAGCTCACGTATGCGGACATGCGCGAAGTGGCGCACGGTCTACGCGCGTATGTGTGCACACTTGATGAAGTGCTGCGCGAGCTATCGGGCAAGGGTTTTGTGAATATCGAAGTGAAGACCGCGGGCCATGAAGCGGCGGTGCTGGCCGTGGCGCGCAAGGCGATGCCGAAAGAGACGTATCTATTTTCCAGTTTTCTGCCGGACGTGGTGGCGAGTTTTCGCAAGCTGGCGCCGGATGTTCCGGCGATTTGGATTGTGCCGCAGGAGCTGACGCTTGAGCAGGCACGCGAGGTCGTTGCGCAGACGGACGCGCGCGGGATCGCCTATTGGCATGAGTGGATAACGCCGGAGCTCGCGGGTTTTTTCAAGATTCACAACGTTCCGCTGTTTGCGTGGACGGTGAATGATCCGGCGGAGTTTCAACGGTTGGTGGAACTGGGCGTGGCGGGCATCATCACGGACGATCCGGCGCGGGTGGTTACGCGGTGA
- a CDS encoding pyridoxal-phosphate dependent enzyme — MNPSKAHNRLANITDAVGNTPLVRLNKIGSGMPGEIWVKCEHLNPSGSVKDRMASYMLDKAAEAGALTPGAMIVENTSGNTGAAMGMAAAVKGYRCLFTISDKMSKEKVDGLKVYGAKVVVCPANVDADSPLSYYETAKRIHKETPGSYYVNQYHNRLNTEAHYKLSGPEIWEQTEGRINYFVAGLGTGGTFTGIATYLKERNPQVKCVGVDTFGSMLTNYWKHGEFGEMYAYKVEGIGQDQIVGNIDFDLVDEMIQVSDKDSFLMGRRLAREEGIYAGGSSGTAVWAAAELASRVPPGSVIVTVLPDNGSRYLSKMYNDEWMRDNGMLQEPSQMGSVRDLLHARLPFNLISVRRTERVGDVILIMKENGISQMPVMEGDEVLGLIHEADLLKLLLSGVGTSNSSIEPIITRNFPTVTEDDALESLSQIFTSMGREAVMVVREGVSRDIITKIDLIDYLLRRA, encoded by the coding sequence ATGAATCCCTCCAAAGCACACAATCGGTTAGCAAACATTACGGATGCGGTAGGTAATACGCCGCTGGTTCGTCTGAACAAGATCGGCTCCGGGATGCCGGGCGAGATCTGGGTCAAGTGCGAGCATTTGAATCCTTCAGGGTCGGTGAAGGATCGTATGGCAAGTTATATGCTCGACAAGGCCGCCGAGGCGGGTGCGCTAACGCCGGGCGCGATGATCGTAGAAAACACGAGCGGAAATACTGGCGCGGCGATGGGTATGGCGGCGGCGGTGAAAGGCTATCGTTGTCTGTTCACGATCTCGGACAAGATGAGCAAGGAGAAAGTGGACGGCCTGAAGGTTTACGGTGCGAAGGTGGTCGTATGCCCGGCGAACGTGGATGCGGACTCGCCGCTCAGCTATTATGAAACGGCGAAGCGGATTCACAAGGAGACGCCCGGGAGCTATTACGTGAATCAGTACCACAACCGTTTGAACACGGAGGCGCATTACAAGCTGTCGGGTCCGGAGATTTGGGAGCAGACCGAAGGACGCATCAACTACTTTGTTGCGGGTCTGGGCACGGGCGGCACGTTCACGGGGATTGCGACGTATTTGAAGGAGCGGAATCCGCAGGTCAAATGTGTGGGAGTGGATACGTTCGGTTCAATGCTGACAAACTACTGGAAGCACGGCGAATTCGGCGAGATGTACGCCTACAAAGTGGAAGGGATCGGACAGGATCAGATTGTCGGCAATATTGATTTTGATCTTGTGGATGAGATGATCCAGGTGTCGGACAAGGATTCGTTCCTGATGGGTCGGCGGCTGGCGCGGGAAGAGGGGATTTATGCGGGCGGTTCGTCGGGCACGGCAGTGTGGGCGGCCGCCGAATTGGCGTCGCGAGTGCCGCCGGGTTCGGTGATCGTGACAGTTCTGCCGGACAACGGTTCGCGCTATCTATCGAAGATGTACAATGACGAATGGATGCGTGACAACGGGATGCTGCAGGAGCCATCGCAGATGGGGTCGGTGCGCGACTTATTGCACGCGCGGCTGCCGTTCAATCTGATTTCGGTGCGGCGCACGGAGCGCGTCGGGGACGTGATCCTGATCATGAAGGAGAACGGCATCTCCCAGATGCCCGTGATGGAGGGCGACGAGGTGTTGGGTTTGATTCATGAAGCCGATTTGTTGAAGCTACTGCTGTCAGGTGTGGGGACGTCGAACTCTTCGATCGAGCCGATCATCACGCGGAATTTCCCGACGGTGACGGAAGACGATGCGCTCGAGTCGTTGTCGCAGATCTTCACGTCGATGGGCCGCGAGGCGGTGATGGTCGTGCGCGAGGGGGTGTCGCGCGATATTATCACGAAGATTGATCTGATTGACTATCTCTTGCGCCGGGCGTAG
- the rsgA gene encoding ribosome small subunit-dependent GTPase A has protein sequence MINPPPQTVARVATVARRTCLLRLLSGEVVEAALRGKLFDADTDGITVGDFVRAELEAGQWAVDEVLPRANAYLRKGLRKEKQVMFANADRVIIVASLARPQTKIAAIDRFLVAALFGGVPPLLVLTKSDLDDSNARAKEITDLYDSFDMPIAVVSNESGDGIESLRAQLTTGVTAIIGNSGVGKSSLANALVPNLELRVQEVSSWSGKGVHTTTAALLIPLSDTALAIDTPGMKSFVPYGLTKHNIAALFPDIAELAHACRFRNCAHQSEPDCAVLNALDEETLAPSRYRSFQRLLSEVESEF, from the coding sequence ATGATTAATCCACCACCCCAAACCGTCGCCCGCGTCGCCACCGTCGCCCGGCGCACCTGCCTGCTGCGCTTGCTTAGCGGTGAAGTCGTTGAAGCCGCGCTGCGCGGCAAGTTGTTCGACGCCGATACCGATGGTATTACCGTCGGTGACTTCGTGCGCGCCGAACTCGAAGCCGGACAATGGGCCGTGGACGAAGTCCTGCCCCGCGCCAATGCCTATTTACGCAAAGGACTGCGCAAGGAAAAGCAGGTGATGTTCGCCAACGCCGACCGCGTGATCATCGTCGCGTCGCTCGCCCGTCCCCAAACCAAAATCGCCGCCATTGATCGCTTCCTGGTCGCCGCGCTATTCGGCGGAGTCCCGCCGCTGCTTGTTCTCACCAAATCCGATCTCGACGACAGCAACGCGCGCGCCAAAGAAATCACCGATCTCTATGACTCCTTCGATATGCCCATCGCCGTGGTCAGCAATGAATCTGGCGACGGCATCGAATCCCTGCGGGCGCAACTGACCACAGGCGTCACGGCTATCATCGGCAATTCCGGAGTCGGTAAAAGCTCGTTGGCCAACGCGCTGGTGCCTAATCTGGAACTGCGCGTGCAGGAGGTCAGTTCCTGGTCCGGCAAAGGCGTGCATACGACCACCGCCGCCCTGCTGATTCCCTTGTCCGATACGGCGTTGGCCATTGACACGCCGGGCATGAAGAGCTTCGTCCCGTACGGCCTGACCAAACACAATATCGCCGCGCTCTTCCCCGACATTGCTGAACTTGCCCACGCCTGCCGCTTCCGCAATTGCGCACACCAGAGCGAACCCGACTGCGCCGTCTTGAACGCGCTCGACGAAGAGACACTCGCCCCGTCGCGCTATCGCAGCTTTCAACGGCTGCTCAGCGAAGTGGAATCCGAATTCTGA
- a CDS encoding PGPGW domain-containing protein yields the protein MGGTPTQPTKHDEPGPHGAAFAAALKLVRTILGFSVLLVGILMIALPGPAVVVIPLGLAILATEYAWARRYLNKFKDGGQKLGAIRLRKKTQGR from the coding sequence ATGGGCGGGACACCGACACAGCCAACCAAACACGATGAGCCGGGACCGCACGGCGCAGCCTTTGCGGCGGCGCTGAAGCTCGTGCGGACGATCTTGGGTTTCAGCGTTTTGTTAGTCGGCATATTGATGATTGCATTGCCGGGACCGGCGGTGGTGGTGATACCGCTGGGGTTGGCGATTTTGGCCACGGAATACGCGTGGGCGCGGCGCTATCTGAATAAGTTCAAGGATGGCGGGCAGAAACTGGGCGCGATTCGCTTGCGGAAGAAGACTCAGGGCCGATGA
- a CDS encoding cation:proton antiporter, which yields MTHQFPFFFDLAIILACALPVLFLSRRIGLPPIAGFVLTGILIGPSGIGFIENLDRVESSAEIGVILLLFIVGLELSLSGLKSTPVRTYLSAVGQVIVTCAVVVISALSLGFTLPTAIITGFVVTVSSSALVLKGLADKGELNTPLGQTVATICVVQDFAIVPMMMTVSLLVMGNITSYEISVRAVLVAVWLLSLYLLGRWIVPQMLRWLVRIQVSEAILLFAILLMLVIGAISSVAGLSMALGAFAAGVILSENEFSAHIYSQVQVFSTLFSSLFFVSIGMLLDLGFVITHADTVLAFAFGILLLKTLVVFIVSIPLPLTLRQRVQGGVYLAQIGEFSFLLLSAAVAGNILTDHEFQYLIAASTLTLAVTPLVMQLAPHVAYHAGRSIGARAETANAPPPMAARPKPAVLIVGYGVNGHNVARVLREAGIYHEVLEFNPQTVRQARHEGEIIHYGDVSHADFLRHLHLKDFDSAVIAISDPAATRRAVAVMRRLNRDIHLIVRTKYVAEVEQLEQMGANLVVPEEFETSLRIFAELLGHYHIPPHIIAAQVEIVRSQSYGTLRGQRGTGERLSQLLMQRLVEAVPILENSKARASTLRALNFSPDGRCQVIALLRNGAPTEHVLDQPLVANDLVVLYGDHAALDNAVNLLSVIE from the coding sequence ATGACCCATCAATTCCCGTTCTTCTTCGATCTCGCAATTATCCTGGCCTGCGCGCTGCCGGTGCTGTTCCTGTCGCGCCGCATCGGCTTGCCGCCGATCGCGGGCTTCGTACTGACGGGAATCCTCATCGGACCCTCGGGAATCGGTTTCATCGAGAATCTCGACCGCGTCGAATCCTCCGCCGAAATCGGAGTCATCCTCCTGCTCTTCATCGTCGGCCTCGAATTGTCGCTGTCGGGTTTGAAGAGCACGCCCGTACGCACCTACCTGTCGGCCGTCGGACAGGTTATCGTAACCTGCGCTGTCGTGGTGATATCCGCGCTCAGCCTGGGCTTCACCCTGCCCACTGCTATAATCACCGGCTTCGTCGTCACCGTCTCTTCGTCCGCGCTCGTCTTGAAAGGCCTCGCCGACAAAGGTGAGTTGAACACGCCGCTCGGGCAGACCGTCGCCACCATTTGCGTCGTGCAGGATTTTGCCATCGTGCCCATGATGATGACCGTCAGCCTTCTGGTCATGGGCAATATCACGTCGTACGAAATCTCCGTGCGCGCTGTGCTCGTCGCCGTGTGGCTGTTGTCGCTCTACCTGCTGGGCCGTTGGATCGTTCCGCAAATGCTGCGCTGGCTCGTGCGGATTCAAGTCTCCGAAGCCATCCTGCTCTTCGCTATCCTGCTCATGCTCGTCATCGGTGCGATCTCATCCGTCGCCGGACTCTCGATGGCGCTCGGCGCCTTCGCCGCCGGCGTGATTCTCTCCGAAAATGAGTTCAGCGCGCACATCTATTCACAGGTGCAGGTCTTCTCCACGCTGTTCTCGTCGCTGTTCTTCGTCTCAATCGGCATGCTGCTCGACCTCGGGTTTGTGATCACCCACGCCGACACCGTGCTCGCCTTCGCATTCGGCATTCTTCTGTTGAAAACGCTGGTCGTGTTCATCGTCAGTATCCCGTTGCCCTTGACGCTCCGGCAACGAGTGCAGGGCGGAGTATACCTCGCGCAAATCGGCGAGTTCTCGTTCCTGCTCCTCAGCGCCGCCGTCGCCGGAAATATTCTGACCGACCACGAATTCCAATATCTCATCGCCGCGTCTACCCTAACGCTGGCCGTCACACCGCTCGTCATGCAGCTCGCTCCGCACGTCGCCTATCACGCCGGCCGCAGCATCGGCGCTCGCGCCGAAACCGCCAATGCGCCGCCGCCCATGGCCGCCCGACCTAAACCCGCCGTCTTGATTGTGGGATACGGAGTGAACGGTCACAACGTCGCCCGCGTTCTGCGCGAAGCCGGAATCTATCATGAAGTCTTGGAATTCAATCCGCAGACCGTGCGGCAAGCCCGACATGAAGGTGAAATCATCCACTACGGCGACGTCAGCCACGCCGATTTTCTGCGGCACTTGCATCTGAAAGACTTCGACAGCGCCGTGATCGCCATTTCCGATCCGGCCGCTACGCGCCGCGCCGTTGCCGTTATGCGCCGGCTGAATCGGGATATTCATCTCATCGTGCGCACAAAGTACGTCGCGGAAGTCGAACAGCTCGAACAAATGGGAGCCAATCTGGTCGTCCCCGAAGAGTTTGAAACGTCACTACGCATCTTCGCCGAACTGCTCGGACACTATCACATTCCGCCGCACATCATCGCGGCCCAAGTTGAAATCGTCCGCAGTCAGAGCTACGGCACCCTGCGCGGGCAGCGCGGAACCGGCGAACGACTGTCGCAACTGCTCATGCAGCGCCTTGTCGAAGCCGTGCCCATTCTGGAAAATAGCAAAGCGCGCGCATCCACGCTGCGCGCGCTCAATTTCTCGCCAGATGGCCGCTGCCAGGTCATTGCGCTGCTGCGCAACGGCGCGCCGACCGAACACGTGCTCGATCAACCCTTGGTCGCCAACGACCTCGTCGTCCTGTATGGCGACCACGCCGCGTTGGACAACGCCGTGAACCTACTCAGCGTTATCGAATAG
- a CDS encoding DUF819 family protein has translation MADPILNTPAGILATLATVAATFFWLERKTRWKLFNYFPPLLFIYLLPVGLSNFGVIPTKSEVYTQLTDLVLPLFLTLLLVNVNVAATIKVMGKGLFVMLIGTLGVIIGAPLGYLLVAHNLGPESWKGFGALAGSWIGGTGNMAAVAEGLNTNGADFGMAVIADNGIFLLWLPLLLASKNVEGWFHRFTGVKDEQVSQMKAAAADLKLYKEPVAMRHIVYLLAIGLGCAALSEVVASWIPAIQPIMTEKTYRILLVTTFGVLLSFTRARTIPGSHELAMALIYVFVANMGAKASLDGLAGQAPWFLLGAFVWILFHGATVVLAARIFKADVHTSAISSAAVIGGVASAPIVAAHHDERLVPVAVLMALIGYALGNYGGFAAAYLCSVFAP, from the coding sequence ATGGCCGACCCCATTCTGAATACTCCCGCCGGAATTCTGGCAACGCTCGCAACCGTCGCCGCCACGTTCTTCTGGCTCGAGCGCAAGACCCGCTGGAAGCTGTTCAACTACTTCCCGCCGCTGCTCTTTATCTACCTGTTGCCGGTCGGGCTCTCTAATTTCGGCGTCATCCCCACCAAGTCCGAGGTCTATACCCAGTTAACCGACCTCGTTCTGCCGCTATTCCTGACGCTGCTCTTGGTCAATGTCAATGTGGCCGCGACCATCAAGGTGATGGGCAAGGGGCTGTTTGTCATGCTCATCGGCACACTCGGCGTGATCATCGGCGCACCTCTTGGCTATCTGCTCGTCGCTCACAATCTCGGCCCCGAATCGTGGAAGGGCTTCGGGGCGCTCGCTGGGAGTTGGATCGGGGGCACGGGCAATATGGCCGCCGTCGCCGAAGGTCTGAACACCAATGGCGCTGACTTCGGAATGGCTGTTATCGCCGACAACGGCATCTTCCTGCTTTGGTTGCCCCTGCTACTCGCCTCCAAAAATGTCGAAGGCTGGTTCCACCGCTTCACCGGCGTCAAAGATGAACAAGTCTCGCAAATGAAGGCCGCCGCCGCCGACCTCAAGCTCTACAAAGAGCCGGTCGCCATGCGCCATATCGTCTATCTGCTCGCTATCGGTCTGGGCTGCGCCGCCCTCTCCGAAGTCGTCGCGTCGTGGATTCCGGCAATTCAGCCGATCATGACCGAGAAGACCTATCGCATTCTGCTCGTGACTACCTTCGGAGTACTGCTCTCCTTCACTCGCGCCCGCACTATTCCCGGTTCGCACGAATTGGCGATGGCCTTGATATACGTCTTTGTGGCGAACATGGGTGCAAAGGCCAGCCTCGACGGTCTCGCGGGACAAGCTCCGTGGTTCCTGCTCGGCGCGTTCGTGTGGATTCTCTTCCACGGCGCGACCGTCGTGCTCGCCGCCCGCATCTTCAAAGCCGACGTGCATACCTCGGCAATCTCGTCCGCCGCCGTGATTGGCGGGGTCGCATCAGCACCGATCGTCGCGGCGCATCACGATGAACGACTCGTCCCTGTCGCCGTACTCATGGCTCTAATCGGCTACGCGCTTGGCAACTACGGCGGATTCGCCGCCGCGTATCTCTGCAGCGTCTTCGCACCATGA
- a CDS encoding aldehyde dehydrogenase family protein, with protein MPHYPLMIPGARPAGRIEVVAPFDRTPIATVETAGSDAVETALATAHRLYAQRSGWLSLAKRLEILDKVRQLVLDNAEMLAVEAAREGGKPLLDSRVEVARAADSLRICIETMRTSAGREVPMNLNAASAGRLAVTRLEPIGPVVAISAFNHPLNLIAHQVGPAIAAGCPVIVKPAEETPLSCFRLVEMFHAAGLPEEWCQACVTSDLQVAEQLATDARVAFLTFIGSAKVGWMLRSKLAPGARCALEHGGTAPVILAPDADWAAAVAPLAKGAFYHAGQVCVSVQRIYAHESFAFDFAQKLAEAGSAMKIGDPTLPDTEIGPLIRPQEVTRINMWVKEAVAEGGVPLSGAEPLSESCFKTTVLWSPPDHSKVSTQEIFGPVACVYLYRDLDEAILRANHSPFAFQAAVFTKSLETALQCYSRLNASAVMVNDHTAFRVDWMPFAGLRQSGLGVGGIPGSIRDMQIEKMLMVKSG; from the coding sequence ATGCCTCATTACCCTTTGATGATTCCGGGCGCTCGCCCGGCGGGCCGGATCGAAGTCGTAGCGCCATTTGACCGGACGCCGATTGCTACGGTGGAGACGGCTGGCAGTGACGCGGTCGAGACCGCTCTGGCGACGGCTCACAGGCTCTATGCGCAACGGTCGGGATGGTTGTCGTTGGCGAAGCGGCTGGAGATTTTGGACAAAGTCCGGCAGTTGGTGCTCGACAATGCGGAAATGTTGGCGGTCGAGGCTGCGCGGGAGGGCGGCAAGCCGCTGCTGGACTCGCGAGTCGAAGTGGCCCGTGCGGCGGACAGCCTGCGCATTTGCATCGAGACGATGCGCACCAGCGCGGGGCGGGAGGTGCCGATGAATCTTAACGCCGCTTCAGCGGGCCGGCTGGCCGTCACGCGACTGGAACCGATCGGCCCGGTGGTGGCGATCAGTGCGTTTAATCATCCGTTGAATCTAATTGCGCACCAGGTGGGCCCCGCAATTGCGGCGGGCTGCCCGGTGATTGTGAAGCCTGCTGAAGAGACGCCGCTCTCGTGTTTCCGGTTGGTCGAGATGTTTCACGCGGCGGGCTTGCCTGAGGAGTGGTGTCAAGCCTGCGTCACCAGTGATTTGCAGGTCGCGGAGCAATTGGCGACGGATGCCCGCGTGGCGTTTCTGACGTTCATCGGGAGCGCGAAGGTGGGCTGGATGCTGCGCTCGAAGCTGGCGCCGGGTGCGCGCTGCGCACTGGAGCATGGTGGTACGGCTCCGGTGATTTTGGCGCCGGATGCCGATTGGGCCGCGGCGGTGGCACCCTTGGCGAAGGGCGCGTTCTACCATGCGGGACAGGTGTGCGTGTCGGTACAGCGGATCTATGCTCACGAGTCGTTTGCGTTCGACTTTGCGCAGAAGCTCGCGGAAGCAGGCAGCGCGATGAAGATCGGCGACCCGACGCTGCCGGACACAGAAATTGGTCCGCTGATCCGCCCGCAGGAAGTGACGCGCATCAACATGTGGGTGAAGGAGGCGGTGGCGGAAGGCGGCGTGCCGTTGTCGGGTGCGGAACCGTTATCCGAATCGTGCTTTAAAACGACTGTGCTGTGGAGCCCGCCGGATCATTCGAAGGTTTCGACGCAGGAGATTTTCGGTCCGGTGGCCTGCGTGTATTTGTACAGAGACCTTGACGAGGCCATCCTGCGGGCGAATCACTCGCCGTTTGCGTTTCAGGCGGCGGTGTTCACGAAGAGTCTGGAGACGGCGCTGCAATGCTATTCCCGACTCAACGCGTCAGCGGTGATGGTCAACGATCATACGGCGTTTCGCGTGGACTGGATGCCATTTGCCGGGCTCAGGCAGTCGGGTTTGGGTGTAGGTGGAATTCCCGGGAGTATTCGGGATATGCAGATTGAGAAGATGCTGATGGTGAAGTCGGGGTAG
- a CDS encoding T9SS type A sorting domain-containing protein — protein MVRYLFLLLLLTTSLFARSNYRGYSGAPGTNGTCATTCHGQDNGTVQISGFPESYVPDSTYLITIQAVSGASINNFNGSIRVGTGSTNAGTISGGTNTATHNVAGETNGIHLSANNRTSGTFSWHAPAAGTGSVTLYVGAFQGTNDNSGQNTSLDITASELVNETPPGLATNPLPAHGATNIDVALSALSWSAANRADSYEVFMGTVEPLQSLGSVTNTSITLSAALDYETIYLWRVDATNEFGTTTGTLWQFTTEAVPLPLPGLATNPYPADNATGVSIHVDTLSWSPADNATTYRVYMGHTQPLEPLITISDTLILVDANLPYNTTFMWRVDAENESGTTTGTTWSFTTEQQSPAHDAPLPAVFSVSPAYPNPFNNSSRVTLTLPLSSTAQVTIYDMLGREVSMLYRGQLPAGSHTLEWNATGHAAGLYVVRSTVNGATSSQNLIYLP, from the coding sequence ATGGTACGCTATCTGTTTCTCCTCCTCCTGCTCACGACCTCCCTCTTCGCCCGCTCCAACTATCGCGGCTACTCCGGTGCGCCGGGCACCAACGGCACGTGTGCCACCACGTGCCACGGCCAGGACAACGGCACCGTGCAAATCTCCGGCTTCCCGGAATCGTATGTCCCTGATTCCACCTACTTGATTACCATTCAAGCAGTGTCCGGCGCGTCCATCAATAACTTCAACGGCTCCATTCGCGTCGGCACGGGTTCCACGAACGCGGGCACGATTTCCGGGGGCACCAACACGGCCACCCACAACGTCGCTGGTGAAACCAACGGTATCCACCTTTCGGCCAATAACCGCACATCGGGCACCTTTAGCTGGCACGCACCCGCCGCCGGAACCGGCAGCGTAACGCTCTATGTCGGGGCGTTTCAAGGCACGAATGACAACAGCGGCCAGAATACCTCACTTGACATTACGGCCAGCGAACTGGTTAACGAAACGCCGCCCGGTTTGGCCACGAATCCGCTGCCGGCCCACGGTGCGACGAACATAGACGTGGCGTTGTCCGCGCTCTCGTGGTCCGCCGCGAATCGTGCGGACAGCTACGAAGTCTTCATGGGCACCGTTGAACCGTTACAATCCCTGGGCAGTGTTACAAACACGTCCATCACGTTATCCGCGGCGCTGGACTACGAGACGATCTACCTGTGGCGCGTGGATGCGACAAATGAGTTCGGCACGACGACGGGCACTCTGTGGCAATTCACGACGGAAGCGGTTCCGCTGCCGCTGCCCGGACTTGCCACCAATCCCTATCCTGCTGACAACGCGACCGGCGTTTCCATTCATGTTGATACATTGAGCTGGAGTCCCGCCGACAACGCGACGACCTATCGTGTCTATATGGGTCATACCCAGCCGCTGGAACCCTTGATTACCATATCCGATACGCTCATTCTCGTGGATGCCAATCTGCCCTACAATACCACTTTCATGTGGCGGGTGGATGCCGAGAACGAGAGCGGCACCACCACCGGCACAACGTGGTCCTTCACCACTGAACAGCAATCACCTGCGCATGATGCTCCGCTGCCAGCCGTATTTTCCGTCAGCCCGGCCTATCCCAATCCCTTTAACAACAGCTCCCGCGTGACGCTGACTCTGCCGCTATCGTCCACGGCGCAGGTTACGATTTACGACATGCTGGGCCGCGAGGTCTCGATGCTCTACCGCGGCCAGCTTCCTGCCGGATCGCACACGCTGGAGTGGAATGCCACCGGCCACGCCGCCGGTCTTTATGTTGTGCGCAGTACAGTGAACGGCGCCACATCATCGCAGAACCTGATCTACTTGCCATAG